From a single Candidatus Eremiobacteraceae bacterium genomic region:
- a CDS encoding UBP-type zinc finger domain-containing protein produces the protein MAQCTHLDSIRDVTPSSRGCEDCLKIGDDWLHLRECLTCGHVGCCDQSKNKHATKHFRSSNHPIMASFEPGEDWKWCYIDEIMW, from the coding sequence ATGGCGCAGTGCACCCACCTCGATAGCATCCGCGACGTCACCCCGAGCTCGCGCGGCTGCGAAGATTGCTTGAAGATTGGCGACGATTGGCTGCACCTGCGCGAGTGCCTGACGTGCGGGCACGTGGGCTGCTGCGATCAGTCGAAGAACAAACATGCGACGAAGCATTTCAGGTCGAGCAACCATCCGATCATGGCGTCATTCGAGCCTGGAGAGGATTGGAAGTGGTGCTACATCGACGAGATAATGTGGTGA
- a CDS encoding serine hydrolase domain-containing protein, with the protein MILATFIAAALLSATSAAPTPTTTPFPAPVRLPFGGRPVATPTPAALPSVAALTNDQMRKIDQIAIQSLQAQAVGGISLAVVRDGRVVYSRGYGLSSVELQQTMRDASLFQVGSITKEFTAAVILSLVEDGRLTLDTPLAKFVPDFPRAKDITVRDLLSMRSGIPDYTDQPTFAKAAFTPTTPDAIIATVKQLPLDFDPGTQWEYSNTNYVLLGMIIEKADGSSYVDELFTKIVKPLNMLVTTYGNAGASSPDMATGYILQGDRMRPDKPWDLDWAYSAGGVVSNVLDLAVWDTALLKGKVINDADLRQMWSPTILSDGTSVPYGYGWTIESLYGHREIDTNGGLPGYNGRNATFPNDGFDVVVLGNSQSFDAGPIVRQIFAMFFPPTPAQIAAEQSGDSAAATRSRYIFRQLQAGTLSGSQLRPEAAKRLTPSLLSQAKSQLGKLGAPVKFEQTDKYLLGTQTVYTYSVTFKQGAIGFVVALDAAGKVGSLTVEPI; encoded by the coding sequence ATGATTCTCGCGACGTTTATCGCCGCCGCGCTTTTGTCCGCAACCAGCGCGGCGCCGACGCCCACGACCACGCCATTCCCAGCGCCGGTTCGCTTGCCGTTCGGCGGCAGGCCCGTCGCGACGCCGACGCCTGCAGCGCTCCCGTCGGTCGCCGCGCTCACCAACGATCAGATGCGCAAGATCGATCAGATCGCCATCCAATCGCTGCAGGCCCAAGCGGTCGGCGGCATATCGCTCGCGGTCGTGCGTGACGGGCGCGTCGTCTATTCGCGCGGTTACGGACTCTCGTCGGTCGAGCTGCAACAGACGATGCGCGACGCGTCGCTTTTCCAAGTCGGCTCGATCACGAAAGAGTTCACGGCAGCCGTCATCCTGTCGCTCGTCGAGGACGGGCGGCTCACGCTCGACACTCCGCTCGCGAAATTCGTGCCGGACTTCCCACGCGCGAAGGACATCACCGTTCGCGATCTTCTTTCCATGCGCTCCGGCATTCCCGACTACACCGATCAGCCGACCTTCGCCAAAGCGGCATTCACCCCGACGACGCCCGACGCGATTATCGCGACCGTGAAGCAGCTGCCGCTTGATTTCGATCCAGGCACCCAGTGGGAATACAGCAATACGAACTACGTGCTTCTCGGGATGATCATCGAGAAGGCCGACGGGTCGTCGTACGTCGACGAGCTCTTCACGAAGATCGTCAAGCCGCTCAACATGCTCGTCACGACGTACGGCAATGCGGGCGCTTCATCGCCGGACATGGCGACCGGCTACATCTTGCAAGGCGACCGCATGCGCCCTGACAAGCCGTGGGACCTCGATTGGGCGTACTCCGCGGGCGGCGTCGTGTCGAACGTCCTCGATCTTGCCGTCTGGGATACCGCGCTCTTGAAGGGCAAAGTGATCAACGACGCAGACTTGCGCCAGATGTGGAGCCCGACGATCTTGAGCGACGGCACAAGCGTGCCTTACGGATACGGCTGGACGATCGAATCGCTCTACGGCCACCGCGAGATCGACACGAATGGCGGTCTACCGGGATACAACGGCCGCAACGCGACCTTCCCGAACGATGGCTTCGACGTCGTCGTGCTCGGCAATTCGCAGTCGTTCGACGCGGGGCCGATCGTGCGTCAGATCTTCGCGATGTTCTTCCCGCCGACGCCGGCGCAGATCGCGGCCGAGCAGTCCGGCGATTCGGCCGCTGCGACGCGCTCGCGCTACATCTTCCGCCAGCTCCAAGCGGGAACGTTGAGCGGAAGTCAGCTGCGCCCAGAGGCGGCAAAACGCCTGACGCCCTCGTTGCTCTCGCAGGCGAAATCGCAACTCGGCAAGCTCGGCGCGCCCGTGAAATTCGAACAGACCGACAAGTACCTGCTCGGGACGCAGACGGTCTATACCTATAGCGTGACGTTCAAGCAGGGGGCGATCGGCTTCGTCGTCGCGCTCGATGCCGCCGGCAAGGTCGGTTCGCTCACGGTCGAGCCGATATGA
- a CDS encoding glycine C-acetyltransferase produces MLQPLARRQGSEDRHGHRIMNQSYDRKLKADLESLRSAGTLKVLRHITTPMEATVHMEEAGDAVVLSSNNYLGLADDPKVVAAGIEGLKRFGAGTASVRFICGTLSIHRELEDKIASFLGTENALTYVSCWNANTGLIPTIAVEGTAIVSDELNHASIIDGCRMATQSQRLRYRHADMADLESKLAALPPDMPKFIITDGVFSMEGDLAKLPEIVALAKRYNGVTIVDDSHGTGVMGATGRGTIEHHGLTGQIDIITGTLGKALGGAAGGFVAGSAALIDTLIQKSRPMLFSNALPATVASSALAAIRELDANPGLLAKQRQNIKYFRAGLASLGFKPLDGDSAIIPIIVGETAFAIKMSDMLLKEGVFVTGFGFPVVPEGSARIRVQMSAALEQSHLDKALAAFKKVGRELGLIK; encoded by the coding sequence ATGCTTCAACCTCTTGCAAGACGGCAAGGCAGCGAAGATCGTCATGGACATCGCATCATGAACCAGTCGTACGACCGCAAGCTGAAGGCGGATCTCGAATCGTTGCGCTCGGCAGGCACGCTCAAGGTGCTCCGTCACATCACGACGCCGATGGAAGCGACCGTACATATGGAGGAGGCGGGTGACGCCGTCGTCCTCTCGAGCAACAATTATCTCGGGCTAGCGGACGATCCCAAAGTCGTCGCCGCTGGGATCGAGGGCCTCAAGCGATTCGGCGCCGGCACGGCGAGCGTGCGCTTCATCTGCGGAACGCTTTCGATCCATCGCGAGCTCGAGGACAAAATCGCGTCATTCCTCGGCACCGAAAACGCCCTGACGTACGTCTCGTGCTGGAACGCGAACACGGGCCTCATCCCGACGATCGCCGTCGAGGGGACCGCGATCGTCTCGGACGAGCTGAACCACGCATCGATCATCGACGGCTGCCGCATGGCGACGCAATCGCAGCGACTTCGCTACCGCCATGCCGACATGGCCGACCTCGAGAGCAAGCTCGCTGCGCTGCCGCCGGACATGCCGAAGTTCATCATCACCGACGGCGTCTTCTCGATGGAAGGCGACCTCGCGAAACTTCCCGAGATCGTCGCGCTCGCGAAGCGCTATAACGGCGTGACGATCGTCGACGACAGCCATGGCACAGGGGTCATGGGCGCGACCGGCCGGGGCACGATCGAACACCACGGGCTGACCGGCCAGATCGACATCATCACCGGAACTCTCGGCAAAGCATTGGGCGGGGCCGCGGGCGGCTTTGTCGCCGGTTCTGCGGCGCTCATCGATACGCTCATCCAGAAATCGCGGCCGATGCTCTTCTCGAACGCGCTGCCTGCGACCGTCGCATCGAGCGCGCTCGCAGCGATCCGCGAGCTCGATGCGAATCCGGGCCTGCTCGCCAAACAGCGCCAGAACATAAAATATTTCCGCGCCGGACTTGCGTCGCTCGGTTTCAAGCCGCTCGACGGCGACAGCGCTATCATCCCGATCATCGTCGGCGAGACGGCGTTCGCGATCAAGATGAGCGACATGCTGCTCAAAGAAGGCGTCTTCGTCACGGGCTTCGGCTTCCCGGTCGTGCCCGAAGGTTCTGCCCGCATCCGCGTCCAGATGAGTGCGGCGCTCGAGCAATCGCATCTCGACAAGGCGCTTGCCGCGTTCAAAAAGGTCGGACGCGAACTCGGGCTCATCAAGTAG
- a CDS encoding serine hydrolase — translation MTFAALAVAAAITAAQSHAIDGLVKKTLASEHIAGATVAVSVRGKIAFESGYGFADIGSKKRAAIDTAYPIGSITKQFTAACILLLAQDKKLSLDDPISQYVPGLPWGERVTLRHLLDQESGVVDFRLGSIDTSSRLSHDEVVARLAKTDLLFPPGSRYEYSNSNYYLLGLVVEKVSGQTYPAFLDSRVLKRVGLAATFYNDGTRTDAPLASGYTATSNGPQPVAAESADWGYAAGSIASTVADLASWDDALRVPGLLDAGSLREMFTAGILDSGAATDYAFGWVAVRHNGRRLFWHNGEVAGFHAMNAAFPDDRTDVIVLTNTGNTFAADRLALQIFDVVHPFAPSSADLAAVNRAREWIGRISRGDIDRTQLTDQMSAVMTDDIVRSAGAQLRALGVLKSIKETGVDEDASGRSYGFDATFAKRGIHLIMGIDASGKISALSIGL, via the coding sequence ATGACGTTCGCGGCGCTCGCGGTCGCAGCAGCGATCACGGCCGCCCAAAGCCACGCGATCGACGGACTCGTCAAGAAAACTCTTGCGAGCGAGCACATCGCCGGCGCGACGGTCGCCGTCTCGGTGCGCGGCAAGATCGCGTTCGAAAGCGGCTACGGATTCGCCGACATCGGATCGAAAAAACGCGCCGCTATCGACACCGCGTATCCGATCGGCTCGATCACCAAACAGTTCACCGCCGCGTGCATCCTGCTGCTCGCGCAAGACAAGAAGCTCTCTCTCGACGACCCGATATCGCAATACGTCCCTGGCCTGCCGTGGGGCGAACGCGTGACCCTGCGGCATCTGCTCGACCAGGAATCCGGCGTCGTCGATTTTCGGCTCGGGTCGATCGACACATCATCGCGGCTGTCGCACGACGAGGTCGTCGCACGGCTCGCGAAAACCGATCTGCTCTTCCCGCCCGGTTCGCGCTACGAGTATTCCAACTCGAACTACTATCTGCTCGGCCTCGTCGTCGAAAAGGTCTCCGGGCAGACGTATCCGGCATTCCTCGATTCGAGAGTTCTCAAGCGCGTCGGTCTCGCCGCGACGTTCTACAATGACGGCACGCGGACCGATGCGCCGCTCGCGTCCGGCTACACGGCGACATCGAACGGGCCTCAACCCGTCGCGGCGGAAAGCGCCGATTGGGGTTATGCCGCCGGATCGATCGCGAGCACCGTCGCGGATCTGGCGAGCTGGGACGACGCATTGCGGGTGCCCGGGCTTCTCGATGCCGGATCGCTGCGCGAGATGTTCACCGCGGGTATCCTCGATAGCGGCGCGGCGACCGACTACGCGTTCGGATGGGTCGCCGTCAGGCACAATGGCCGTCGACTGTTCTGGCACAACGGCGAAGTGGCCGGCTTTCACGCGATGAATGCGGCCTTCCCCGACGATCGGACCGACGTCATCGTCCTGACGAACACCGGCAACACGTTCGCGGCAGATCGTCTCGCGCTCCAGATATTCGACGTCGTCCACCCGTTTGCGCCGTCGAGCGCTGATCTTGCCGCCGTCAACCGCGCGCGCGAGTGGATCGGCCGGATCTCGCGCGGCGACATCGACCGCACGCAGCTCACCGATCAGATGAGCGCGGTCATGACGGACGACATCGTCCGATCGGCCGGCGCGCAGTTGCGCGCGCTCGGCGTTTTGAAGAGCATAAAAGAAACCGGTGTCGACGAGGACGCGAGCGGCCGCAGCTACGGCTTCGACGCGACGTTCGCGAAGCGTGGGATCCACTTGATCATGGGTATCGACGCTTCGGGAAAGATCTCCGCGCTCTCGATCGGCCTCTAG
- a CDS encoding DUF5996 family protein: protein MIAPALPALPLEEWRATKDTLQLYMQMIGKLKIALSPPEPEWAHVTLFVTSRGLTTGPVPYRDRTFQIDVDFVAHELQLRSSDGRERSLKLEPRTVASFYEDLFALLEAIDIIVDINPIPQEVVDPIAFDKDDVHSSYDAGAVTRFFRQLSFADTVIKEHRAPFEGRHTPVQFFWGGFDLAYTRYSGKTAAPPPGASRMMQIAMDVEEIYAGYWPGDFRYPAPAFGAYVYPKPEGIERRVIGPSGAAWNEQIGLFLLPFDVVRTAADPVAALREFLSTTYEECRACAGWQAAS from the coding sequence GTGATCGCGCCGGCCCTGCCGGCCCTGCCGCTCGAAGAGTGGCGCGCGACGAAAGACACGCTTCAGCTCTACATGCAGATGATCGGCAAGCTCAAGATAGCGCTGTCGCCGCCGGAGCCCGAGTGGGCGCACGTCACGCTGTTCGTGACCTCGCGCGGCCTCACGACCGGTCCGGTGCCGTACCGCGACAGGACGTTCCAGATCGACGTCGATTTCGTCGCGCACGAGCTGCAGCTCCGGTCGAGCGACGGCCGCGAGCGGTCGTTGAAACTCGAGCCGCGCACCGTCGCTTCCTTTTACGAGGATCTCTTCGCGCTGCTCGAAGCGATCGACATCATCGTCGACATCAACCCGATCCCGCAAGAAGTGGTCGACCCGATCGCGTTCGACAAGGACGACGTCCACTCGTCGTACGACGCCGGCGCTGTCACACGTTTCTTCCGCCAGCTCTCGTTCGCCGACACCGTGATAAAAGAACACCGGGCGCCGTTCGAAGGCCGTCATACGCCGGTGCAATTCTTCTGGGGAGGTTTCGACCTCGCATACACGCGCTATTCGGGCAAGACCGCGGCACCGCCGCCCGGGGCGAGCCGCATGATGCAGATCGCGATGGATGTCGAAGAGATCTACGCGGGATACTGGCCCGGCGATTTCCGTTATCCGGCGCCGGCCTTCGGCGCGTACGTCTACCCGAAACCCGAAGGCATCGAGCGCCGCGTCATCGGACCGAGCGGCGCTGCATGGAACGAGCAGATCGGGTTGTTCCTGTTGCCGTTCGACGTCGTTCGGACGGCGGCGGATCCGGTGGCGGCGCTGCGCGAATTCCTCTCGACGACGTACGAGGAATGTCGGGCGTGCGCGGGCTGGCAGGCCGCGAGCTAG
- a CDS encoding cob(I)yrinic acid a,c-diamide adenosyltransferase: MARVTRIYTRSGDDGTTGLVGGQRVAKSDPRIACFGAVDECSSVIGLARRALADRPVDERTAFLDSLLAWTQDALFNLGSDLATLPKDRREGMPRIDQSYVDALETAIDRMQRDLEPLSTFIHPGGSYAGGFLHLARTVCRRAERSLVQLAADEPIEPVVMRYVNRLSDALFVWARWVNHVLGETEHQWNPKTAPPDM; this comes from the coding sequence ATGGCGCGCGTCACTCGCATTTACACCCGGAGCGGCGACGACGGCACGACCGGACTCGTCGGCGGTCAGCGCGTCGCGAAGAGCGATCCGAGAATCGCGTGTTTTGGCGCTGTGGATGAGTGTTCGAGCGTCATCGGCCTGGCGCGACGCGCCCTCGCCGATAGGCCTGTAGACGAACGAACGGCATTCCTCGACTCGCTTCTCGCCTGGACGCAAGACGCATTGTTCAATCTCGGCAGCGACCTCGCGACGTTGCCGAAGGACCGCCGCGAAGGCATGCCGCGGATCGATCAGAGCTACGTCGACGCGCTCGAGACGGCGATCGACAGAATGCAGCGCGATCTCGAACCCTTGAGCACCTTCATCCATCCGGGCGGATCCTACGCTGGTGGATTCCTTCATCTCGCGCGGACGGTATGCCGTCGCGCCGAGCGGTCACTCGTGCAGCTCGCCGCCGACGAACCGATCGAGCCGGTCGTCATGCGCTACGTCAACCGGCTCTCTGACGCGCTCTTCGTGTGGGCGCGCTGGGTCAATCATGTGCTCGGCGAAACCGAGCATCAATGGAATCCAAAAACCGCCCCTCCCGATATGTAG
- a CDS encoding glycoside hydrolase family 125 protein yields MTATRPPALAAISILSILILSVTGLAPEMSAQQPRTINVTLSGATPSVLRVDADTLFHTVASDFFLQDDGEMYVQTGDIPAMWLRDSSAQTYPYVRFANEIPAFRPIIRAVIERNARNVLTDPHANAFTAGFKVWEGKWEPDSLGYPVTLAYAYWTKTHDRAIFTPHERWALEHTLATYECEIHHEACSDYRSRYLPNHGAGAAYAETGMVWGAFRPSDDRVKYPFNIPQNMFVSVALEEIGELAIAGFGDPHMATIAMDLSNSVRAGIERYGVIYDFNHGWMYAYEVDGLGGFELMDDANLPNLVSAPLWEYVSPFDPVYENTRAFALSSSNPYYYTGRFATGLGSPHTPTGWVWPLGLIGQALTSRSRPEVTALIKMIESTRSTDGLIHESFDPDDPARFTRSEFGWGNASYAELLFRSVGGVPPQPSHVDLFPHVLPHFVPPIVVDSFTDQLSVQGTLIEALRQSVL; encoded by the coding sequence GTGACCGCAACGCGACCACCCGCGCTCGCCGCCATCTCGATCTTATCGATCCTCATCCTTTCGGTGACCGGCCTCGCACCCGAGATGTCCGCGCAGCAGCCGCGGACGATCAACGTAACGTTGAGCGGAGCGACGCCGAGCGTCCTCCGCGTCGACGCCGACACGTTGTTCCACACCGTCGCCTCCGACTTTTTCCTCCAAGACGACGGCGAGATGTACGTCCAGACGGGCGATATTCCGGCGATGTGGCTGCGCGACTCGTCAGCGCAGACGTATCCGTACGTGCGCTTCGCCAACGAGATCCCGGCGTTCAGGCCGATCATCCGAGCCGTCATCGAGCGCAACGCGCGCAACGTCCTCACGGATCCGCACGCGAACGCGTTCACCGCCGGGTTCAAGGTGTGGGAAGGGAAGTGGGAGCCCGACTCGCTCGGCTATCCCGTGACGCTCGCCTACGCTTACTGGACGAAGACCCATGACCGGGCGATCTTCACGCCACACGAGCGCTGGGCGCTCGAGCACACGCTTGCGACGTACGAGTGCGAGATCCATCACGAAGCGTGCTCGGATTACCGCTCCCGCTATCTGCCGAACCACGGCGCGGGCGCTGCTTACGCGGAGACCGGGATGGTCTGGGGCGCGTTCCGCCCATCTGACGATCGCGTCAAATATCCGTTCAACATCCCGCAGAACATGTTCGTTTCGGTCGCCCTCGAGGAGATAGGCGAGCTCGCGATCGCCGGCTTCGGCGATCCGCACATGGCGACGATCGCGATGGATCTTTCGAACAGCGTTCGCGCGGGCATCGAGCGCTACGGCGTCATCTACGACTTCAATCACGGCTGGATGTACGCGTACGAGGTCGACGGCCTTGGCGGCTTCGAGCTGATGGACGATGCGAATCTGCCGAATCTCGTCTCGGCCCCGCTTTGGGAATACGTCTCGCCGTTCGACCCCGTATACGAGAACACGCGCGCCTTCGCGCTTTCGAGCAGCAACCCGTACTACTACACCGGACGCTTCGCGACCGGCCTTGGCAGCCCGCACACGCCGACCGGTTGGGTTTGGCCGCTCGGGCTGATCGGCCAGGCGTTGACGTCTCGAAGCCGGCCCGAGGTGACCGCGCTCATCAAGATGATCGAGTCCACCCGAAGCACCGACGGGTTGATCCACGAGAGCTTCGACCCCGACGACCCCGCGCGATTCACGCGCTCGGAGTTCGGCTGGGGCAACGCTTCGTACGCCGAGCTCCTATTCAGAAGCGTCGGTGGCGTTCCGCCGCAGCCGTCGCACGTCGATCTCTTCCCCCACGTCCTCCCGCACTTCGTGCCGCCGATCGTCGTCGACTCGTTCACCGATCAACTCTCCGTACAAGGAACGCTTATCGAAGCGCTCCGACAAAGCGTCCTCTAA